The DNA window AGCTCGTCCAATTGGGACTCCATTGATGAACGATTCAGTCGAGTCGATCGGGTAGATCGTACTCATGACTCCATTCTCAGTTGGACCGTATCCATTGTAGCACTGACCCTTGATAAGACCTTGGGCGTCGAGAGCATCCGGGCCGTCAAATCTATcaccaccaagaagaaggacatCGAGGCTCTTGAGGGCTTCGCGTGACTCGGAGAGATACATCTTCAGAAGGGCTGGGGACATGACCGCCGCATTGACGTGCTCCCGGAAGAAAACATCCTTGAGCGCTCTGGCGTCAAGCGTTGTCATGTAGTCAATACAGACTAACGTTCTTCCAAACAAAAGGGCGCTGTAAATCTCATACGATGCACCGTCAAACGCAATTGTCGCCATGTGAGCCATCCTCGTTTCCGCTGGATAATTGGGTATACAGCCACTCGTGACGGTTCGGATGATGACGCGATGCTCAATCATGACGCCTTTGGGTCGGCCGGTCGATCCTGAAGTATACAGCACGTATGCAAGACTCGTAGCTGAGGGCTTCTTGCTGTTGTGCTCAAGGACTTCAAAGCCATCTGTATTGCACTCTTGCAGGGCGTCTTGGATGCGGACGAACTCGACATTGGGGACTTGAATCTCGGGAGGCTCTGTGTCATGACCAAGGAAGACAACGGTAGGCCCAGAAAGTCCAGAAAGGATATCCTGAACTCTAGCGGATGGTGACCTCACATCAAGAGGAAGATACGCCAAATTCGCCTTCAAGATACCAAAGAAGGCGACGATTGTCTCACAGGATCTTGGTGCAAATACTGCGACAAGTGTCTCTGGGAGCATTGACCGCCGACGAAGCCATCCAGCGAGAACATCAGACTGGCGATCCAACTCGCTGTAGGTCAATCGAAATGAAGAGTCCACCACGGCCAGACTATCGGGGAAAGTAGAGACTTGAGACTGAAAGACATCGACCAAGCTTGATTCGCGGGGGTAATCGACGTGTTTGACATTGAGAACATCCAGCTGCTCAAGGGTTGCAATTCCATCAGTCAGAGGAAGTACGGAGACGGGCGTCTGCGCGCTTTGGAGTCCTTTCCTCAGAATCTCAAAGAATACTCTGACGACATTCTCAACCGTCTCCATCTTGAACAGCTCATCGGCAAAGTTGACGCTGCCTTTGAGGCTGTCAGTTTCTTGGAACAGATGAAACTCCATGTCGAATCGAGTGTACGCTTTGCTAGGTACAGGTAGGGACTCGAGACCCTCAAGGCTGAATCTGCCAAGATCCTTCTGTGAGTGCACTGCAAAAATGAGTTGTGCGAGGGGCGTACTTGACAAATCTCTGGATCCAGGCTGTAGTGCTGACACAACGCGCTCAAATGGAACATCCTCGTTCTCGAAAGCTGCTGTCGTTGTAGCCTTGACTTGATTGACCAAAGTACCAAAGGTATCGTTATCATCAATGTTGATGCGCATACACTGCGTATTGACAAAGCAACCAATGATATCCTCCAACTCGGGTCGGTTGCGATTCGCAATTGGTGTACCAATGACAGCGTCTTCGACAGCAGTGAGACGATAATGCGCGGCACGAAAGGCAGCTAGAAGAACAACGAAAGACGTCGTGTTGTGTTGATTACAAAACGCTCTAAGAGACTGGTAGAGCTCGCCATCGATGGTAACAGATACACAACCTGCGTCTCCAGACAGAAGAGCAGGACGGGCAAAGTCAGTGGGGATCTTGGCTGGGGAAGAGTCTTTGAGTTGCTTCTTCCAATAGTCGAGCTGCTTCTCTTGCTCAATAAACTGATCCTTCTGCCACTTTGCAAAGTCGCTGTATTGGATAGGTAGGGGAACGAGTGCTGACAGCGGGTCTTTCGAGTCCTTGAGCGCAGCTGAGTAGAGCTGGTTGAGATCGCGTCGCAAGACATCAATTGACCAACCATCTGAGATGATGTGATGCATGACAATGGTGAGGATATGTTCATCCTCACCGAGTCGCAAAAGCGTCGCTCTCCATCCAGCTTCAGATGAGAGGTTGAAGGGAGTAGTCTGCTCTTGGTTCAATACCTCAAAAGGATCAAGGTCTGAGTCACTGAGATCGATAACCTTCACCTCTTTGGAAAGATTCTCGTGCACAATCTGTACACCGACGCCATCCTGGTCTTCAAATGTCGTTCGAAGAGTCTCGTGTCGCTGTTCGAGTGCTGCAAGAGCCCGACGTAGCGCATCCACATTGATAGGCCCGCGCATTTTCACGGCATATGGTATCAGATACCACAGACTACCGACGTCCAATTGATCCAGGAACCATAGTCGGCCTTGTGAATAAGACTGCTCTATTGGGCCATCATGAGTTGACTTGGGGATGAGGGTGTAGGACAGAGGGTCGCCCTTGATCACCGCGGAAAGTCTCGCAAGTGTTGGGTTCTGGTAGATATCAGAGACCTTGAGGTCCATACCAGCAGACCTCGCCATGTTCACCATCTTGATAGCAGTGATGGAGTTTCCTCCTAGTTCGAAGAAAGTTGCCCCGATATTGACGGCGGCTGGATCGATAGCCAAACTCTGTACCCAAATACTGTAGAGCTTGGCTGCTGTATCTGCGACAACCGGAATAGGAGCGGGTGTTTGTTGAACAATAGTCCCTTGGGTTTGTTCATCCAAGATATCATTGCCCAACATTCGAAGTCGTCTCCTGTCGATCTTCCCGGTGGCAGTACGTGGAAGTTCCAGCATGCAGATGTAGAACGAAGGGATAGAATGTCGAGGCAACACCTGCTCCAGCTTCATGTTGATGACTTTGGCAGCATCGTGGTCCAGAATGTAAGCATCCAAGGGTTTGTTGTCAAAGCAAGAAGACCCTATCAGGAATGCTATCAACGCTGTGCTGTTCACAGACTGTGATCGCTTGGTAGCTTCAACCACGATTGTCAAGTCATCAGGCATCTGACGTCGAAGGTGGGTTTCAATGGCACCCAACTCAACGCGCTGTCCTCGGATCTTGACCTGCGAGTCCATGCGCCCAAGACAAACTATAGACCCATCAGAGGCGTATCTTGCAAGGTCTCCTGTCCTGTAGAACTTGACTCCATCGGGAAGAATACCCGATGAATACCAGGACGGAATGTTTGTGAAGAAGGGCGACTTTtctggaggaggaggaacgaTGTAATCGCGGGCAATGCCTGGACTCTCAATGACAAGCTCTCCTACAGCTCCAATCGGGACTAGCCGATTGATGTCGTTCGGATCAATGACCCATGAGTGAGCTCCAACAGCTCTTCCCATGTTGTTGGGTTCGGCAGACATCTTGGAGGCGAAGCAGATTGAGGAACTCTCACTCTGTCCGTATCCGTTCAAGAGTTGGACCTTGGGGGCCCAGATTGCGTTGACTGAAGCAGACATCTGCTCCCCAACTAGTACCAATGTCGCAAGGCCAGGAACGTCTTCAGGTGCAAATGTTCCCATATACGACGGTGTCGCCATCATCCAGTTGACGTTATATCGATTGATGAAGGACGGGATATTGTTCATACGATCATCGTCGGAGGGAATGCAGACACAACCGCCGTGAATGAGAGTGGTCATGATCTCGAGAAGACATGCGCCAAAAGCATGAGTTCCGAATTGCAAGGCACGAGTGTCAGAACTGATGCCTAGAGAAGCACCGAACTTGAGTGCGCAAGATGAGAAGGCTCGATGTTCAATCATGATGCCTTTCGGGTCGCCCGTGCTACCAGAAGTGAAGATCACGTAGGCCAGATCTTGCGATTTGATAGTGGTTGAGAAATCGGCGCTGGCAGGAACTGATTGCAGAAGCTCGTCGTCAACCACAACGCAGCGACCTGTAAGCTTCTGTACAGTCTCACGATGTAGCTTGGAGGTCAGCGCTACTGTCGCCCGAGTCTGTGAGACGACCTGGGCAGTTCGAGCTGGCGGATCGTTGGGATCAATGAGAGTGAAAGCATTGCCAGACTTGAGAACAGCCAACATTGAGGCGATGACCCATTTGGACTTCTCAAAATAGATAGGAATGATGGCTTGCTGAGCTCCAAGACCAAGTGACGTGATATGTGTCGCGAGACGTGACGAGATATTGTCAAGCTCAGAATAAGTCCATTCGCCGTCCCATGCTTGAATGGCAGTCTTAGTGGGAGAATGAGAAACAGTCTTCAACATCTCATGGTGTATCAGGGTATTCTGTACCTCCAACGGCTGCGAGTTCCACATTTGAATCTCTGCGCAGTCATACTCAGTCATCAAGTTGATATCAGCCATAGATCCTAAGTCTGAAGAACTATACAAATAATTGATCAGGTGACCAAGTTGCTCTAGTAGACGCTTTGTTTCAAGCGAATCAATGACATTGCGGTCATAGTGAGCAACCAGCAGAGCTCCGTTGCTTTCCATCTGACAATGCAGAAGGAGAGCACGGTTGTTGCAAGGCATGAAATGACTCGGCTCTGTTGTCTGTTGGAGGAAACCGTTGACACCATTGTTTACTTGGCTACCATCCGTGACAAGTAAAACAGTTTGGAAATCGCAGGCGGCAGAGCCATCATCCCCAGTGTTACGAATGTCGCGAAGACCAAATGGTGCGAGATGGCCGAGGTGATCATCATAAGAAGAGATTGCATCCATGATATCCGATACAGGCAGATCTGACTCGCAGTGTACGCGAAGAGGTGCGACTGTTTGGTATGAACCATCTGTCAAGCAATGCTTGCCAAATGTAATACATTGTTCAGTGACCACACCAAACAGAGCCTCATCAGAGTGAGTGTAGTATGAGAGGAGAATAGAGAGTGCAGCACGACAAATGACAGTGCTGGATGGTGTTTTCTGCGAAAGGGGGAATGTGATACGATGCTCTGTTGACTCAATCGGGTTGGGTAACATCAAGTGGTCAGACAAATGAGGAAAGACGGAAGCACCAAGATTGTTGAGGTGAGTCTGCCAGAATTGAGTCGCCGATGTTGCATTATCTTCGAAGCTCATTGACTCCACAGAGGCTGACTGAGAGTCAGTGTCAGTGGCATCAGAAGAGTCGGGGGTCTCAGGCCGAGGTGTGTCCTTCCCATGCTTGTAAGCCGCGAGAACACGGCCAAGAACCCGCTTTTGGAAAGCGTTGCCGACAAAAGCATGACTGAAGGTCCAGACCAGCTGACGTTTCTTTGTCTGCATGTCTTCGAGCAGAACGAAGCGGTTGCAGCGTGGCCCAGAtgcggcggcggcagcttCATCCCGAACCACTTCATATGGGAAGCTCGAAGAAGACCAACACATCCATGAGAAGACAAAGTTATCTTTCAGGATGACTTGACAGGACTTTCCAGAGTTCGAAGTGAAGACAAAAGCTCGCAAGGCTGGGGTTTGGTTGACGATCTCCTTCCACGCAAGCGTGAAACGAGAGATGTCGATGTCGGTTGGGACATCATACACCGCATGACCGATAGCAGACTTCTTATCAAACGTAGTGCAGTCGATCATGTCAAGTTGGAAGGGTGTGCATGGTTTGATAGCTTCGATGCGACTCGAATCCAGACCATAGAGATGAGAGAGTTGCTCATAAGAGGTGTTGAGGGCATTATCTCCATCACTGCAAGATGAAGCTGGAGTAGGTGACAGCTCTTGCCTGCTGTCGACAGCAGTAAGGGATTTCATGTTGAATGTAACGATTTGATAATAGAAGACAGGAAGGTTGATGATACCAGGTACGGCTCATTCGGCGGATCCAGTGAATATATTTAGTCTGAACCGGGGAACACACTGAGCTCCCTAGCTTCTGGAGGGAGAGATCTGTGAAGGATCTGCAAACCTAGGAATATGCCGTGTCTCTTATTTTTGGATGCATCAGACAGGATCGCCATTTCTAATGGGTTATTCatatcttggccttgattcTAGACTGGCGTATTAGTGGAATCTAATTTTCCCAATTTTTTACACACATAGTCCCTGGATACCCTGCTACAGTAATCCTACACCATGTATCGATCATGTCATTGCTGATGCTCGGATCCAGGTTGAAGTTCCCTCAGCTCCTTAGCCTCCTCGTAAATCCTGGAATACCCACAATTCAGCATGGCCACCAGAAGGAATATCAGGAATCGCGAAATCCTTCTCATCCTGCAAAGGTTTTTTCATGCATTAGCTCATCTGACAATCGTTGCCCTCCATTACTACCTTCCTGAAAAGCCCCGCAATTCCTGATTGAAAAACATCAGCAGATTTCAAGATCAGAAAAAGAGGTTGTAAGAATCTCGTCCTGTTCGTAGTCAAGTGCCGAGACATTGCTATACGGTGTAGTAAACGGCAAGTGATTTGCGTTATGTCTCAGTGACAAGTATGAAGCGGTCGGATGATTTCTGAGACATTGCTTTGCGTTGCTGAAAATGGGAAAGATATTTGAGACGTGTTGAGTTATCATGAGCTGAAAGCTTACCAATTATCATCAATTATCATGGGTTAATAAGACATGTGGAACTCTTTGGATTGTGACGTACGAATTGTGTTTAATCCAAGGCACAGCATCCTTATGAATGGCTGTAAAACTGGTGGATTCATCCACACGGCAAAGTTCCCTAGAGACGTCTGCGCTATTGGCGGGTGACAAGAACCTAATTTCTGACATGGACAGGTCTCAAGGGTTCCAGACGATATCTAGTTAGACTGTTGGGGGAGGTCAGAAAACAAGTTACATTAACATCTCGTTAATTACGGTGAAAGTGGATCTTTATGTCACGTATTTTCTGTCTCCCTAGGCCTGACTAACTAACTAACCCTTGCAGATATCATCCCGTCCGTCCCGTCCTACATGGTTGAACACGGCAGTGGAGTTCGTCTGAAAGAGTGAAAACTCATGCGGCCGAGAGGTTACAACATTGCCAATAGGATTGCATTCCTACATCCTAGTACATGATATCCCTGGAATTTCCTTCTTAAAAGATGCACAGTAAAACTAATCAGGCATCACGTTATTAGGGGCCAAGCACAATGGCCTGCGATTTGAAGCTATCCTCACCGAGATCTATTGCTGGTCGACAGGGTGAGGTTCTGCCGCACGGTACATGCAGCTCAGGGAGCTCTGCCGAACTGTATCGGACTATCATCTTTGTCAAAAGTCCGAGGCTGGCACCCTAGTAACTACACACCATGGGATTTGAGATCCAACCAAAAGAAGTAGGATCATCGCATCCTTCATCCTGACAGGTTATTAAACCCTGTTTTCAATGATAACCAACAATACGGTATCATTTTTCTAACACAAGGGCGGTTGTCTCTGAATACCTTTCTAATCCAATGATCATTTCTCGTAGATTCTGTCAGCCCACATGCGATGAGTTTCTTTTCCCTCCACTCTTTCCCTCCCCAGACTTGAACCTCTGGAACAACCATACTGGCAACACAATGGCCGTCCAAGAATATCCAAGCTGGCTGGCTAGTTTTCTGGCTGATACCAATCCTCCTCCCAAACTATATGCCTGGTCTCCTGCGAACCTTGACATTCAATCCGGTCGAACTGAAAACTCTCCCAAAGATCAACAAAAGCTTGCTTTTCAAAATGATtctccaagtccaagaaaTCGCATTCACATCATCGGGCCGGGTAATATTGGAAGGCTCTACGCCTGCTACATGGCCCAGCATGCCAACCCACTACCAATCACTCTAGTAGTGCATAGAAAAGAGCTACTTTATTCTTGGGTGATGAGTGAGGGTCTAGGGATCATAGATCCTGTGAAGGGCACGGTCTTGAAGAACAAAGATTTCGACGTTGAATGGTGGACAGAGACTCAACCTGACCACGGTCCAATAAGAGAAGTTGCCGATGGAAAGAAGTTACGAAACGTGTTTGTATCGACCAAGGCTGCAGATGGTTTGGTCGAGGTCGATCGAATGCGTCGCTACCTCGGGTGGTCGAGTTCGGTCGTGTTTGCTCAGAATGGGGTGTGCAAGCTTTGGCCTCCTCATGGGCCTTTGTACGTTGCCAGTCGATATAGTCCCGACGATGAACCGACTTTCTCGGCTTGTGTGGTGAAACATGGCGTATCGTCAGCGGGACCGTTTCTCAGTGTCCATGCAGCTCCAGCGGATGCATACATTGGGACTGTCTTCCGCTCGAAGCGGATCAAACGACACATCGATGATCCATTCATCAGATATATCGTCACATCTCCTTGTTTGAACACCCAACGGGTTTCTTCGGGTGAGCTCTGGCTTCTTCAGTTAGAAAAGCTGGTTATCAACGCTGCAATTAATCCTCTTACGGCTATCTTACGCTGCAAGACAGGATTCCTTTTTACGTCGTACGATACCCGCGATCCTTTGACCCGAGTGCTGGACAAGTTGCTTTGGCAGACCAGCGCCGTGATCCAGGAACTTATCTATCACGACTCAAGCCTGGACATGGTCATTTCTTTCGTGCAAGAGACTCAGCCGCACATTACCAGCAAACAGAATTTCTACAAGAACTTCAAGAACACTCGTCACAAGATAGCACAAAGGTTCTCACATCCCATGCTCAAATCCAATCTGTTCGCATTTGGACGAAAGATAAGTGAGCATCGAAGTTCTATGCTCCAGGACATGGAAGCAGGAAGAGAGA is part of the Fusarium poae strain DAOMC 252244 chromosome 4, whole genome shotgun sequence genome and encodes:
- the BEA2 gene encoding Ketoisovalerate reductase bea2, whose product is MAVQEYPSWLASFLADTNPPPKLYAWSPANLDIQSGRTENSPKDQQKLAFQNDSPSPRNRIHIIGPGNIGRLYACYMAQHANPLPITLVVHRKELLYSWVMSEGLGIIDPVKGTVLKNKDFDVEWWTETQPDHGPIREVADGKKLRNVFVSTKAADGLVEVDRMRRYLGWSSSVVFAQNGVCKLWPPHGPLYVASRYSPDDEPTFSACVVKHGVSSAGPFLSVHAAPADAYIGTVFRSKRIKRHIDDPFIRYIVTSPCLNTQRVSSGELWLLQLEKLVINAAINPLTAILRCKTGFLFTSYDTRDPLTRVLDKLLWQTSAVIQELIYHDSSLDMVISFVQETQPHITSKQNFYKNFKNTRHKIAQRFSHPMLKSNLFAFGRKISEHRSSMLQDMEAGRETEIRDFNGWITDMARFLDTDLDVSVHSSLITLIERKEVLVKDELASRLSV
- the BEA1 gene encoding Beauvericin nonribosomal cyclodepsipeptide synthetase bea1; protein product: MKSLTAVDSRQELSPTPASSCSDGDNALNTSYEQLSHLYGLDSSRIEAIKPCTPFQLDMIDCTTFDKKSAIGHAVYDVPTDIDISRFTLAWKEIVNQTPALRAFVFTSNSGKSCQVILKDNFVFSWMCWSSSSFPYEVVRDEAAAAASGPRCNRFVLLEDMQTKKRQLVWTFSHAFVGNAFQKRVLGRVLAAYKHGKDTPRPETPDSSDATDTDSQSASVESMSFEDNATSATQFWQTHLNNLGASVFPHLSDHLMLPNPIESTEHRITFPLSQKTPSSTVICRAALSILLSYYTHSDEALFGVVTEQCITFGKHCLTDGSYQTVAPLRVHCESDLPVSDIMDAISSYDDHLGHLAPFGLRDIRNTGDDGSAACDFQTVLLVTDGSQVNNGVNGFLQQTTEPSHFMPCNNRALLLHCQMESNGALLVAHYDRNVIDSLETKRLLEQLGHLINYLYSSSDLGSMADINLMTEYDCAEIQMWNSQPLEVQNTLIHHEMLKTVSHSPTKTAIQAWDGEWTYSELDNISSRLATHITSLGLGAQQAIIPIYFEKSKWVIASMLAVLKSGNAFTLIDPNDPPARTAQVVSQTRATVALTSKLHRETVQKLTGRCVVVDDELLQSVPASADFSTTIKSQDLAYVIFTSGSTGDPKGIMIEHRAFSSCALKFGASLGISSDTRALQFGTHAFGACLLEIMTTLIHGGCVCIPSDDDRMNNIPSFINRYNVNWMMATPSYMGTFAPEDVPGLATLVLVGEQMSASVNAIWAPKVQLLNGYGQSESSSICFASKMSAEPNNMGRAVGAHSWVIDPNDINRLVPIGAVGELVIESPGIARDYIVPPPPEKSPFFTNIPSWYSSGILPDGVKFYRTGDLARYASDGSIVCLGRMDSQVKIRGQRVELGAIETHLRRQMPDDLTIVVEATKRSQSVNSTALIAFLIGSSCFDNKPLDAYILDHDAAKVINMKLEQVLPRHSIPSFYICMLELPRTATGKIDRRRLRMLGNDILDEQTQGTIVQQTPAPIPVVADTAAKLYSIWVQSLAIDPAAVNIGATFFELGGNSITAIKMVNMARSAGMDLKVSDIYQNPTLARLSAVIKGDPLSYTLIPKSTHDGPIEQSYSQGRLWFLDQLDVGSLWYLIPYAVKMRGPINVDALRRALAALEQRHETLRTTFEDQDGVGVQIVHENLSKEVKVIDLSDSDLDPFEVLNQEQTTPFNLSSEAGWRATLLRLGEDEHILTIVMHHIISDGWSIDVLRRDLNQLYSAALKDSKDPLSALVPLPIQYSDFAKWQKDQFIEQEKQLDYWKKQLKDSSPAKIPTDFARPALLSGDAGCVSVTIDGELYQSLRAFCNQHNTTSFVVLLAAFRAAHYRLTAVEDAVIGTPIANRNRPELEDIIGCFVNTQCMRINIDDNDTFGTLVNQVKATTTAAFENEDVPFERVVSALQPGSRDLSSTPLAQLIFAVHSQKDLGRFSLEGLESLPVPSKAYTRFDMEFHLFQETDSLKGSVNFADELFKMETVENVVRVFFEILRKGLQSAQTPVSVLPLTDGIATLEQLDVLNVKHVDYPRESSLVDVFQSQVSTFPDSLAVVDSSFRLTYSELDRQSDVLAGWLRRRSMLPETLVAVFAPRSCETIVAFFGILKANLAYLPLDVRSPSARVQDILSGLSGPTVVFLGHDTEPPEIQVPNVEFVRIQDALQECNTDGFEVLEHNSKKPSATSLAYVLYTSGSTGRPKGVMIEHRVIIRTVTSGCIPNYPAETRMAHMATIAFDGASYEIYSALLFGRTLVCIDYMTTLDARALKDVFFREHVNAAVMSPALLKMYLSESREALKSLDVLLLGGDRFDGPDALDAQGLIKGQCYNGYGPTENGVMSTIYPIDSTESFINGVPIGRALNNSGAYVMDPQQQLVGIGVMGELVVTGDGLARGYTDKALDENRFVHITINGQTVKAYRTGDRVRHRIGDGLIEFFGRMDTQFKIRGNRIESAEVEAALLRDSSVRDAAVVLQQNEDQAPEIFGFVVADHGHSENDKGQSANQVEGWQDHFESGMYSDIGEIDLSTIGSDFKGWTSMYDGSQIDFAEMHEWLGDTTRTLHDNRSPGNVLEIGTGSGMILFNLDSRLESYVGLEPSRSAAAFVNKAVESVPSLAEKAKVHVGTATDVGQIGNLHPDLVVLNSVIQYFPSSEYLAEVADTLVHLPDVKRIFFGDVRSQATNEHFLAARAVRTLGENATKNDVRQKMAELEDVEEELLVEPAFFTSLEDKFPDLVENVEILPKNMEAVNELSAYRYAAVVHIRGSIRDEAMIMVEKDDWIDFQAKQLDQKSLGDLLTASGAAIMAVSNIPFKITAFERHVVASLNSDIDEWQLSAIRSTAEGCTSLSVPDIFRIAEEAGFRVEVSAARQWSQNGALDAVFHHCSSQGRTLVNFPTDHHLRGSDLLTNRPLQRLQNRRIAIEVRERLRSLLPSYMIPSNIVVLDKMPLNANGKVDRKELSRRAKVVPKQQTATPVPTFPISEVEVILCEEATEVFGMKVDITDHFFNLGGHSLLATKLISRIDQRLKVRVTVKDVFDHPVFADLASVVRQGLGLQQPVSDGQGQDKSAHVAPRTETEAMLCDEFAKVLGFQVGITDNFFDLGGHSLMATKLAVRIGHRLETTVSVKDVFDHPVLFQLAIALDNLVQSKTNERVGSREMAEYSPFQLLSTEDSEDFMANEIRPRLELQETIQDVYPSTQMQKAFLFDPTTARPRPFVPFYIDFPSTSEPDAGCLVRACESLVGHLDIFRTVFVEASGELYQVVLSHLDLPVQVIETEDNINTATNEFLDVFAKEPVRLGQPLVRFTILKQTKSMRVIMRISHALYDGLSLEHVVRKLHMLYNGRSLLPPHQFSRYMQYTADSRESGHQFWRDVIQNTPMTILSDDTIVHGDVATCKALHLSNIVDIPSQVLRGGNNIITQATVFNAACALVLSQESGSKDVVFGRIVSGRQGLPVEYQDIVGPCTNAVPVRAHIESSDHNQLLHDIQDQYLLSLPHETIGFSDLKRNCTDWPEEVTNYSCCITYHNFEYHPESQFEQQRVEMGVLTKFVNIEMDEPLYDLAIAGEVEPDGKGLKVTVIAKTQLFGRKRVEHLLNEVSRTFEDLNSSL